The genomic interval TAGCAATATAACCAAGTACGCGCTTTTGTTGTTCTTCGGAAACAAGCGGTCCAATTTGAGTATTTGGGTCAAGGCCTGCTCCTTGCTTAATGGATTTAGCATGACTTGCCATGTCAGCTACAACGTTATCGTAATGCTTCTTTTGAATAAAGACCCGAGAGCCGGCGCAACAAACTTGTCCTTGGTTAAACATAACACCGTTTAACGCGCCAGGAATCGCTTTAGAGAAATCAGCATCAGGCAGGATGATGTTTGGTGATTTTCCACCAAGTTCAAGCGTCACACGTTTTAGTGAATAGGAAGCAGAACGCATGATGCGTTTGCCGACTTCTGTTGAGCCAGTGAAGGCAATTTTATCTACTTCAGGGTGATCGACTAAAGATTGGCCTGCTGTTTCTCCAAAGCCAGGAATGATGTTGATAACCCCGTCTGGGAATCCTGCTTCAGAAATTAATTCAGCAAGGTAGAGAGCAGACAGAGGCGTTTGCTCTGCTGGTTTTAGAACAATTGTACAGCCGGTGGCAAGGGCGGCCCCAAGCTTCCACATGGCCATTAAGAGCGGGAAGTTCCATGGGATGATTTGCCCGACAACGCCAACGGCTTCATGTCTTGTATAGTTAAAATAGTTGCCGCTTACAGGGATAGTTTGTCCAACGATTTTCGTTGACCAGCCTGCATAATATCGAATATGTTCAATCGCTAATGGAATATCTGCATTAGTTGTTTCTCTAATTGGTTTACCGTTATCTAATGTTTCAAGTTGAGCAAGCTCTGTTTTGTTTTCTTCCATTAAGTCAGCGAGCTTGTACATTAAACGACTGCGCTCTGCTGCACTTAATCTTGACCATGGGCCTTCATCAAATGCTTTACGAGCTGCCTTGACGGCTAAATTGATATCCTCTTTATCACCTTCATATACTTCAACAAGTTTTTTACCTGTTGCTGGATTTGGAGTGGAAAATGTTTTCTTAGAGACACTTTCAACGAATTGTCCATTAATATACAGCTTTTTTGGTCCTTGTAAAAACTTTTGAAGCTTTTCACTAACTTGCAAAGTAAGATTTGACATAAATACCTCCTAAAATATACATAAAATGGTATTGTGCAAATCATGGTGAGGGATAAATAGGTGAGAGCATTTACGATACTCACTAATACATCTTAACAAATGTAATGATTATACTCAAATGTTAAATAGTGTTAATTTTAATATTTTTTTATAGGTGGAAATTTCTCTTTGAAAGGTGTGCCAAACTGCAGTTTGGCGCGAAAAAAGTCAAAAATCATCAGCATTCTAGGATAGATTTTAAAAAATGTCTATATTTTTGTCATGACAGTTGTATTTACTATAGTCGTGAACAAAAATAATAGATAAAATAGAAATGGGATAAAAATATATATAGTAGGAATTTTTTAAGTGTTACGGAAGTTCATCAGGAGGAATTATCATGGATAAAAAAACAAAACGGATAGCAGATCGCAAGCTGTTAGGGATTGCTGGGGCAGCCTGGATGTTTGATGCTCTCGATGTGGGGATGCTCTCCTTTATTATTGCGGCTTTGAAAATGGAAGAAGGATGGAACCTGACTGATGTGCAAGCTGGATGGATTGGAAGTACGCAATCGATTGGGATGGCTGTTGGGGCTTTACTGTTTGGAGCAATGGCGGATAAAGTAGGCCGTAAAAATATTTTAATTATTACGCTTTTACTTTTTTCTATCGGAAGCGGGTTATCAGCATTAGTAGGGACGATTAGTTTATTTTTAATTTTACGCTTTTTCATCGGCATGGGGCTGGGAGGAGAGCTTCCTGTCGC from Peribacillus asahii carries:
- a CDS encoding aldehyde dehydrogenase family protein, with translation MSNLTLQVSEKLQKFLQGPKKLYINGQFVESVSKKTFSTPNPATGKKLVEVYEGDKEDINLAVKAARKAFDEGPWSRLSAAERSRLMYKLADLMEENKTELAQLETLDNGKPIRETTNADIPLAIEHIRYYAGWSTKIVGQTIPVSGNYFNYTRHEAVGVVGQIIPWNFPLLMAMWKLGAALATGCTIVLKPAEQTPLSALYLAELISEAGFPDGVINIIPGFGETAGQSLVDHPEVDKIAFTGSTEVGKRIMRSASYSLKRVTLELGGKSPNIILPDADFSKAIPGALNGVMFNQGQVCCAGSRVFIQKKHYDNVVADMASHAKSIKQGAGLDPNTQIGPLVSEEQQKRVLGYIAKGITEGAEVLAGGAPPSEEGYFVAPTIFANVEDNMTIAKEEIFGPVISALPYEDLDDVIKRANASEYGLAAGVWTSDIANAHYIANKLRAGTVWVNCYNAFDAASPFGGYKQSGIGREMGSYALNNYTEVKSVWINLNR